One region of Bacillus zhangzhouensis genomic DNA includes:
- a CDS encoding glycosyltransferase, with protein MKVLWLTSVYPSEKHPSEGVFHETQVQELLKQGIKVTVICPNPVNPPVLRMLKASYRQKKELPEQEVRNGVTVYRPAYPALPGQLKWAQPSKRIAASVLRAMQRYQLSPDFIHAHFAMPSGGAAAVIQKETQIPYLLTLHGSDVNVYPNYSKGAQAAFETAVKQASAVLTVSEELAKKTNDMTKVEAKCLPLGIPLQSFSRTEEDQEGIRKQLGLPLQDKLVVFVGRLVKEKGLLELADAVSSMVGVKAVFVGKGPLAKELTERAGASIILPGQVPNEQVRDYLMAADLFALPSYSEGMPTVVLEALALKVPVIATRVGGLPSLFSTYQHLLVEPRSTNQLKEAIHACLYENRWNEQVKNDLHEMIHTEYSSEHNAKHLIQQYEKVLNQSTSIV; from the coding sequence ATGAAGGTACTATGGCTGACAAGTGTATATCCTAGTGAAAAACATCCGAGTGAGGGTGTGTTTCATGAAACGCAAGTGCAGGAGCTGCTCAAACAAGGAATAAAAGTGACTGTCATTTGTCCTAACCCAGTGAATCCGCCCGTTTTAAGGATGCTCAAGGCATCCTATCGGCAGAAAAAAGAGCTACCTGAACAGGAAGTACGGAACGGAGTGACAGTTTACAGACCGGCTTATCCAGCGCTCCCTGGACAGCTGAAATGGGCACAGCCAAGTAAACGAATAGCGGCTTCTGTTCTCCGAGCAATGCAGCGTTATCAGCTGTCACCAGATTTCATCCATGCGCACTTTGCCATGCCGTCTGGTGGAGCGGCAGCTGTCATTCAGAAAGAAACACAAATCCCTTATCTTTTAACCTTACACGGCAGTGATGTGAACGTATATCCGAACTATAGCAAAGGGGCACAGGCAGCCTTTGAAACAGCGGTGAAGCAGGCATCTGCTGTTCTGACAGTAAGTGAGGAGCTGGCTAAAAAGACAAATGATATGACGAAGGTAGAAGCAAAATGTCTTCCGCTTGGTATTCCGCTCCAATCATTTTCCAGAACGGAAGAAGATCAAGAAGGCATCAGAAAACAATTAGGTTTACCGCTTCAAGATAAGCTCGTTGTTTTCGTCGGGCGTTTAGTAAAAGAGAAGGGTTTGCTTGAATTAGCTGATGCTGTCAGCAGCATGGTTGGAGTGAAAGCAGTCTTTGTTGGAAAAGGCCCCCTTGCAAAGGAACTCACAGAACGGGCCGGGGCATCCATTATACTCCCAGGGCAGGTCCCGAATGAGCAGGTAAGAGACTACTTAATGGCAGCTGATCTGTTTGCACTCCCTTCCTATAGTGAAGGAATGCCAACCGTCGTTTTAGAGGCGCTCGCTTTAAAAGTACCTGTCATTGCAACACGGGTTGGTGGTCTCCCATCCTTATTTTCTACTTATCAGCACTTGCTCGTTGAACCGCGTTCGACGAATCAGCTGAAAGAGGCGATTCACGCCTGCCTTTATGAAAACAGATGGAATGAGCAAGTGAAGAACGATCTTCATGAAATGATTCATACAGAATATTCATCAGAACATAATGCGAAGCATCTCATTCAGCAATATGAGAAGGTGCTCAATCAATCAACATCCATCGTTTAA
- a CDS encoding MOP flippase family protein, whose amino-acid sequence MASMKKRILGGAKWTSLSALIITIIQIAQFAFLGNVMSLKEFGLVGMITTVTIFTQILLDLGIGAAIIQKEQATERQLSTLYWINLLTGILLFCLLILLSPMIAAFYNRPELEGMLKLLSIMFLIAPIGQQYQYMMQKDLAFKTLSTIEAIATIISLLVLLAFAFFMNPIVAYVISQVLLQSGKGLMYAAAYWRKWRPAPVFALGEVKEFFSFGAFQLASRLVNRAGSNIDMILIGRFLGAEALGIYSLAYQMVTIPVLKINPIVTRVAFPVFAKSQRDHSMLREGFLSMTNMLALVSFPLLIGLAAVSDSLIEVVFGEKWLVAVPVLNILCIVGLLRVLMNPNGSILLAKGRADLAFYWDTGMLIVYGCAIYAGVSTGSLLTVAWIYSGVSLLNFMIGRWLMAYVIQLDMKVYLKSLGKPAVMTLLMAVCAVVLHQGMKLTSADISLQLLLTVCVSAALYGLLLIKMYPQAAGKLLRRGRSS is encoded by the coding sequence ATGGCAAGTATGAAAAAACGCATCCTAGGCGGGGCAAAATGGACAAGCTTGTCCGCATTGATCATCACCATCATTCAAATTGCACAGTTTGCCTTTTTAGGGAACGTGATGTCACTAAAGGAGTTTGGACTCGTTGGTATGATCACAACTGTCACAATATTTACACAGATTTTACTTGATCTAGGAATTGGGGCAGCGATCATTCAAAAGGAACAAGCGACAGAACGTCAATTATCTACATTATATTGGATCAACTTGCTTACAGGGATTCTCTTGTTTTGTCTGCTCATCCTGCTAAGCCCAATGATTGCCGCTTTTTATAACCGGCCAGAGCTAGAGGGGATGCTCAAGCTATTATCGATCATGTTTCTGATCGCACCGATTGGCCAGCAGTACCAATATATGATGCAAAAAGACTTAGCCTTTAAAACATTAAGTACCATTGAAGCCATTGCGACCATCATATCGCTGCTCGTTTTACTCGCTTTCGCCTTCTTCATGAATCCGATTGTCGCCTATGTCATCTCTCAAGTGCTGCTGCAATCGGGAAAAGGTCTTATGTATGCAGCGGCTTATTGGAGGAAGTGGCGCCCAGCACCTGTTTTTGCATTAGGAGAAGTGAAGGAATTTTTCTCATTTGGTGCATTCCAGCTCGCATCCAGGCTGGTCAACCGAGCAGGATCAAACATCGACATGATTTTAATCGGCCGGTTTCTTGGAGCGGAAGCGTTAGGTATTTACAGCTTGGCATATCAAATGGTGACGATTCCTGTGCTGAAGATAAATCCGATTGTGACGAGAGTGGCTTTCCCTGTTTTCGCAAAAAGTCAGCGTGATCACTCCATGCTGCGTGAGGGTTTCCTAAGTATGACGAATATGCTCGCATTGGTTAGTTTTCCATTATTAATTGGCCTTGCTGCCGTATCAGACAGTTTGATAGAAGTCGTGTTTGGAGAGAAATGGCTAGTAGCGGTTCCAGTTTTAAATATATTGTGCATTGTCGGCCTCCTGCGTGTGCTGATGAATCCAAACGGTTCCATACTTCTTGCAAAAGGGAGAGCGGACTTAGCCTTTTATTGGGATACGGGGATGCTTATCGTGTATGGCTGCGCAATATATGCAGGTGTCAGCACAGGCAGTCTGCTCACAGTAGCTTGGATTTACTCAGGTGTCAGCCTGCTCAACTTTATGATCGGCAGATGGCTCATGGCATATGTCATTCAGCTTGATATGAAGGTGTATTTAAAATCACTTGGAAAGCCTGCTGTCATGACGCTGCTCATGGCAGTCTGTGCGGTAGTTTTACATCAAGGGATGAAGCTGACGTCAGCAGATATTTCACTTCAATTACTTCTGACTGTTTGTGTCAGTGCAGCATTGTATGGCTTGCTACTTATCAAAATGTATCCGCAGGCTGCAGGCAAATTATTGAGAAGAGGTCGTTCGTCATGA
- a CDS encoding exopolysaccharide biosynthesis polyprenyl glycosylphosphotransferase, which yields MSAEKAMNLYREYEVRRNHSFALTEHMVRYLFAKRFIDLMFSFIGLMLSTPIILLFALLIKLETPGPAFYMQERVGKDGVYFKLWKLRSMRTDAESGGAKWAQKNDPRITKVGAFIRKTRIDELPQFINVLKGEMSIVGPRPERPMFTAEFNRTIPGFTKRLAVKPGLTGLAQVNGGYEMSPSEKLTHDLQYIQNLTFSLDTKIMVKTLKVIITGDGAR from the coding sequence GTGAGTGCAGAGAAAGCGATGAATCTTTACAGAGAATATGAAGTGAGACGAAATCACTCTTTTGCCTTAACAGAACATATGGTTCGTTATTTATTTGCAAAACGTTTCATAGATTTAATGTTCTCATTCATCGGATTGATGTTGAGTACGCCAATCATTTTGCTGTTTGCTCTTTTGATTAAGCTGGAAACACCAGGGCCAGCCTTTTATATGCAGGAAAGGGTCGGGAAAGACGGTGTTTACTTTAAATTATGGAAGCTTAGATCGATGAGAACTGATGCAGAAAGCGGAGGAGCAAAATGGGCTCAAAAAAATGACCCGCGTATCACCAAAGTGGGGGCGTTCATCCGTAAAACAAGAATTGATGAACTTCCGCAATTTATCAACGTGTTAAAAGGAGAAATGAGTATCGTAGGCCCTCGTCCGGAAAGACCAATGTTTACCGCAGAATTTAATCGGACGATTCCAGGCTTCACAAAAAGATTGGCGGTAAAGCCGGGACTGACAGGTCTTGCTCAAGTAAATGGCGGATATGAAATGAGTCCAAGTGAAAAATTAACACACGACTTACAGTATATTCAAAACTTGACATTTTCTCTCGACACGAAGATTATGGTAAAAACGTTAAAAGTCATCATAACTGGTGACGGAGCCAGATAA
- a CDS encoding N-acetylmuramoyl-L-alanine amidase: protein MRFDIKCMLLIAISLCLYTPSVFAQHTVSRIEGSNRYEVAVNAAKRGWQKASAVVLVGGDAYADALSAVPYAYQQGAPVLLTNAGSLSGALKTGLQQLKTKRVTILGGTASISEKVVKQLKAMNLSVSRIQGKNRYELAANVAKHMKGASAAVVVNGSAYADAVAIAPYAAKQGYPILLTEAKGLRQETANLLKSKAVKRTIVIGGEASVNKTAFQKLPTPVRISGANRYEVAARIAKTYPMKTSQTFMSHGYAYADAAAAASIAAKQGQTLLLTDAQTVPNAIRKVIGTKQMSAFSVVGGTSTIQTNVITQLKNAVLGETVFIDPGHGAQDAGAVGNGLLEKNINLEVALKLQSRLNQAGALTVMSRTGDTFDSLQTRVSKGAQASADVFISIHANANDNSRANGTETYYDTTYAGANSAKLAQQIQPRMVRALGTRDRGVKTAGFYVIKYSRMPSILLETGFVTSPIDAGILKSTAAKDRLASGIATGVSNYFDIK from the coding sequence ATGCGTTTTGATATCAAATGTATGTTACTGATTGCTATTTCACTATGTTTATATACACCATCCGTTTTTGCTCAGCACACTGTATCGAGGATAGAAGGAAGCAATCGGTATGAGGTGGCGGTAAATGCCGCAAAAAGGGGCTGGCAAAAAGCGTCTGCAGTTGTTCTTGTGGGCGGTGATGCTTATGCAGATGCCCTGAGTGCTGTGCCTTATGCTTATCAACAAGGGGCCCCAGTCTTGTTAACGAATGCTGGCAGTCTTTCAGGTGCTTTAAAGACAGGGTTGCAGCAGCTGAAAACGAAGCGGGTAACGATTCTTGGCGGGACTGCGAGTATTTCTGAAAAAGTCGTGAAGCAGCTAAAAGCGATGAATCTATCCGTTTCCCGTATTCAAGGAAAGAACCGCTATGAATTGGCGGCAAATGTGGCTAAGCACATGAAGGGGGCGAGTGCGGCTGTCGTCGTGAATGGTTCTGCTTATGCTGATGCTGTCGCGATTGCTCCGTACGCTGCCAAACAAGGCTATCCCATTTTATTAACAGAAGCGAAAGGGCTTCGCCAGGAAACAGCCAATCTATTAAAAAGCAAAGCGGTCAAGCGGACCATTGTGATCGGCGGAGAAGCAAGTGTCAATAAAACCGCTTTTCAAAAGCTTCCAACACCAGTCAGAATAAGCGGAGCCAATCGGTATGAGGTTGCTGCCCGTATTGCTAAAACTTATCCAATGAAGACAAGTCAAACATTTATGAGTCATGGGTATGCCTATGCAGATGCAGCAGCTGCGGCAAGTATAGCGGCGAAACAGGGACAAACTCTTCTTCTCACAGACGCTCAAACGGTGCCGAATGCCATCAGAAAAGTCATTGGAACAAAACAGATGTCAGCATTTTCTGTGGTAGGCGGAACATCAACCATTCAAACGAATGTTATCACACAGTTGAAAAATGCGGTGTTAGGAGAAACGGTTTTTATTGATCCAGGTCATGGTGCACAGGATGCTGGAGCGGTAGGGAATGGGCTGCTTGAAAAGAACATCAACTTAGAAGTAGCATTAAAGCTGCAGTCGAGGCTTAATCAAGCGGGCGCCCTTACTGTCATGTCTAGAACAGGTGATACATTTGACTCCTTGCAGACACGTGTCAGTAAAGGAGCGCAGGCAAGTGCTGATGTATTCATTAGTATCCACGCCAACGCAAATGATAACAGCCGTGCGAATGGAACAGAGACGTATTATGATACGACATATGCGGGAGCTAATAGTGCCAAGCTGGCACAACAGATTCAGCCCCGAATGGTCAGGGCACTTGGAACAAGAGATCGCGGAGTAAAAACAGCAGGGTTCTATGTCATCAAGTATTCCAGAATGCCGAGCATCTTGCTAGAAACCGGCTTTGTAACAAGTCCAATCGATGCGGGTATTTTAAAATCAACCGCTGCAAAGGATCGGCTGGCTTCTGGGATTGCGACTGGTGTGTCCAACTACTTTGACATAAAATAA